The stretch of DNA TTTCCAAAAGCTCTTTTAAATAGAGTTTATCCTCCAAGTTTAAAAATTCTATTTCTTCCGCCACCTTATAAAATTCAGTTGCCATTTTAATTTTCCCATCTTAAAAAACCCCCGCAAGTCTTCCTCCTCTAATTTAAAATTCATCTTGTATCTTATCCAGCCTCTTTTTAAAACATCTTCTTAAGTTTTTAAACTCGCCAACATAATGCTCTAAAATATTTTGATATATCCTCCCTCCTACCTCATTTTCTTCGTAAATATGGCTTGTAAGATTTCTCTCTTTAAGCATATCAAGCCATACCTTCTCCTTCAAGCCCTCTTTTAATAAGAGGGCATCATCAGAAGATGCTCCAAACAATGCAATATCAATATCGCTATCCCTCCTTTCATCCTCCCTTATACAAGAACCAAAGAGGACAATCTTTGAGGGATTTGCCTTTGAAACAATCTCATTGACAATAGAATTCTGACTCATCATTGCTCAATTTCCTCAACTGGCATCCTTTACATTTATCCCATCAATTTCAACAAACCCTCAGTAGTAAAAATTTCTATTTCTGCTCTTTCAAAATCTTTATCATTACTCCATAATGGAATTCCAAATTTTAGAGCAAGGGCAAGAAGATGAACATCATTCGGATCTCTCTTACCCATTATCTCATTAGCTTTGCTTAGGGTATCTCTATAAACATCTTTATCAAATACATTTACAGGCAGAGTCATTAAAGTAAGCTGGAGTAAGACCTCAGGGATATTTTTCCTTTTGGAAAAATAAGGAATATATCTTTGCACTTCAGTCATTGTAAAATCTGTCGTATAAAATTCAATCTTTCTTTGAAGAAAAATTTTCAACGCTTTCCCTCCAATAATAGCTGAGAGTATAGGATTAGCGTCCACCGCAAGTTTTCCTATATTCTTCAAAGTCTTCGAGAATTTCTTCCTCCCTTATACCTTTTGCATCCAGGATTTTCTTAACCGATGAAGATAAAGTAATTAAAAGCTCTTTTTTAAGTTCAAGAGGAATACTTTTCAAGGGTGCGGGGAAAAATATACCCCTAACCTCTCTTTGTCTTAAGATTATCAATGGTTCCTTGCTTTTCAAAATACTCCTCCCTTTCTCTCCAAACTCTTTTTCTGATAATACCTTCATAAATTATCCCTTAGGGAAGGGGGGATGAACCCCCCTTCCCCTTATTCACTAAACCCTTTAGAGCTACTTCTTACTGAACCTTAACGCTGAATTTTACCCATCCACCTGTACCTGGTGCTACCTCATCAATTGTCCATTTGATATGGGTTATATCTGCTGTAACTGTTTGATCACTGTTAAAAGTCCTACCCCCGTCGTGGGAAAATTCGGCGTCAACATATGGCTCGGACCCACACTGATATTGCATATACTCTGTTCCCTCAGGTATCTGGTCAATAATGGTTACATTGGTGGCTGTACCTGCTCCTTTGTTTGTATAGTAAATCGTATAGGTTATTGTAGCACCCGGGGATACTGGTCCCATTGGGGTAGCGGTCTTTGAGGCCTCGATAAATGGATTCTCAATGATTGGCTGAAGAATTGGGATGATTACACCGCAAAGGGTTGTTTGGGTATTAGCGTGGTTTATATTTTCATACCTTATCTTCGCCACATTGATTATCCCCTTGAGCTCGACATCTACGAAACCTACCTCAGCAGGTGATGTGTCATATTTCCAAACACAGTTCCAGTTTGTTTGAGAGCCTTGATACTCAACCACTCTGGCTGTAGAAGGGGAGAAATAGCCTGCAACCAATACATTCCCATCCTGCATCCTAATCGCCTCTTTGCACCCTGTAAGAAGCCCAGTGGGTGTTATCGTCCCAATAACAATGTCTTTAGAACGATCAACCTCAATCACTTTATCAGAAAGGGTAATCAGCACATTGCCACAGGGGGTCCAGTTGGCATCTTGGGCAGATACACTATATGACCATTTGATATCCCCGCTAGTTTGACCAGTCCTTTCCACCTCAATCACTCGATATTGATATTGGTCAACAATCAGGTAGGTTGGTGTGCCAGCCCCTGGCTTTTTCTCTGCCTCGCGGGGAAGAAGCATCCCCGGCTGATACTCCCAAACCACATTGCCATCTGGATAGGTAGCCTCAATTACCCTCTGATTGTTCCAATCGCAGAAAAGCACTGTGGGAGAGCCTTTATAAGGACCATCTACCCAATTTGTACACCTTCTCACATCTACAGGCGTAAAGGTATCACCATACTGCGAGCCACTGATTTTGTTAAATGTGTTTTTAACCGCCTTATCTGGCGTTACCTCAACGATCCTCTGATTTTCATAATCTGCAATCAGGATATTGCCATTGGTTAAGGGAATTGCCTCCTGTGGGCTCTGAAGCGTCTCTGTTCCACCATCCCCATACTCCCACACAATGTGCCAGCTCGGGTCTTCTGTGGTTGTCCCTAGCTCAATTACCTTGTTCTCATCTGGCATTGTCAGCAAAACCTTTGTGGTTGGTTCTGCCCAAGCTAATCCTGAAATCCCTAACCCTAATACTACTTTAAAAAGATTCTTCATCTTCTTTACCTCCTTAAGGGTTTAGTGAAATTTGTTTAGAGCTAGCTCTAAACACTAAACTCCTTTACTTTTGGGAAAGTTGCTCGGTTATGACTTAAACTTGGTCTTCCCTATACCCGCTAAGCCCCGACATTTTAATGCTCTTTCATTAGGCATCACCTCTTAATGGCACGCAGATAACGCGGATTTAACGGATTTTAACTGATTTTTTATCCGCGAATATCCGCTTTATCCGTGTCATCCGTGTGCTATTTTCTCTTCATTAGAAAATATTTTTCTTTTAAACTGTGCTTTTTTCCCAAAATTCAATAATAATCCAACCTCAATTTCCGTTGCTTTCAGATAATTTAGTAATTGAAATCCATGCTCTTCCATTAAAGTTTCTGCTGCTTTAAGTTCAAGAATTACGCAATTATTTACAATAATGTCGGCAAAATATTCTCCTACCACACTTCCCTTGTAAAATACCTTTATTGGCTTTTGCCTTTCACACAATAATCCTGCCGAAACTAATTCTATCATTAAAGCACTTTCATAAACCTTTTCTAAAAAGCCATAGCCCAAAGTATTGTAGACATTATAAAATGCTTTCAGAATTTTATCGCTTACATCTTTATGAAGCAACTCAACCATTATTTTTATCTGCGAATATCCGCTTTATCCGTGTCATCCGTGTGCTATTTAATTGCCTTCTTTTTCTTAATAAAGAAATTATAACATATCCAAAACAATTTGTCAAGAGGCTCCAGTCACACTTTTTGTCATAATTTTTATCTCCTTAATGGCACGCAGATAACGCGGATTTAACGGATTTTAACTGATTTTTTATCCGCGAATATCCGCTTTATCCGTGTCATCCGTGTGCTATTTAATTGCCTTCTTTTTCTTAATAAATAAATTATAAAATATTTAAAACAACTTGTCAATGCCTCCAGTCACACTTTTTAAGATTTATATATTCTTCAATAACCCTTAAACCCTTAAAAATCGCACGCAGATAACGCGGATTTAACGGATTTTAACTGATTTTTTATCCGCGAATATCCGCTTTATCCGTGTCATCCGTGTGCTATCTAATTACCTTCTTTTTCTTAATAAATAAATTATAAAATATTTAAAACAACTTGTCAATTACTTAAATCACACTTTTTGCATTTTTATCAAAGTTCTCTTTAAGGTAAAGATAGCATTCCACAACCATATGGTCAGGGGCATCGGGTCTTCCGGTAAGCCTCTGGTTCTGTAAGTCAGGATATAGGTCAAGCTGTTCTAAAACAATCTGGCCAATCAATGGGGCTACATCAATGGGAAGTTCTAAGACATCAAATGCTCCATCTCGTCCTTGTATTTCAACCAATACTTCCCTAAAGACCCTTCTTGTAACTGTGCCATTGGCTGTCCTTACCTCTCTTGTCCCAGCCTCTTCAAGCCCCAGTTTTTCAATAAGGTTTGTGGGTAGAGAGAGCATGGTTGCTCCTGTATCAACTAGGGCATTGTCAATGGTTAACTCCCTAATCCCATCTTCTTTGATTATCCCACTCTTTGCCCTTACCTCATCAAAGAGGTTCCTTATCCTCATTTTTACCACAATCTTTCCCATTTTGTCAATTACTTAGTCACACTTTTTAAGATTTATATATTCTTCAATAACCCTTAAAAATCGCACGCAGATAACGCGGATTTAACGGATTTTAACTGATTTTTTATCCGCGAATATCCGCTTTATCCGTGTCATCCGTGTGCTATCTAATTGCCTTCTTTTTCTTAATAAAGAAATTATAACATATCCAAAACAATTTGTCAATGCTCCCAGTCACACTTTTTTAAAATAGCCATTTCTATCCCCTGTATAAAATTTTCGGCATCAATAATTTGTCTTTCTGCCTCCTCCTTTGAAACAACAACAAAGTCCTCATAGTCGCTATCCTCTCGTATCTCTTTGGCAGAAGCCAATTTCTTTCCAGCCTCTTTATTTAATGCCCCTGTTTTTACAAAATGCTGATTAAACAAGGAAATAACCCCTGAATGCTTACTGCTATCCAATTTCTTTGTAGATAGTAATGCCTTTGCAGCAGAAAGCATGGCATAATAAGAGCGCGAGATTGAATCCCTATATTGTCCATTCTCATAAAGCAATTTTGCTGATGCAAGCTTTTCTTTAGCACTTTCCAATCTATATTTAGTCAATTCATTATTCATAATCTTATCCCCTCTCTCTCTACCCAGTCAATAAAAGGCGACCCCATTCCTTTATTTATTTCATATTCCTTAAGGGACATAATTCTAGGAGAAAACATCAATTCATACCAGGGGTCTATTTCAAACATAATGTCAAATATTCTATCCCTTACCAGGAGGGATTTTTCCTTAACCACAATAAGGATATCAATATCAGATTCCTTATTAAAGTCTCCCCTTGCCCTTGAACCAAATAATCCTATAAAAACAACATTATCTTTCAAAGAATGCTTTATTTCTTTAACAAATTTTTTTATCAACCTTTCCATATTCTTTATCTGTCAAATGTTTCTGTAGTAAAAACCCTAATCACTCAATATCTCCATTAAAGACTTCCTTTCTTTAATCCTCTTTTGCTGATGGTCTCTTTCTGAACTTTCTAAAAGCTCAATAAATTCCTTTTTAAAGAATCCAATCGCATTACAAAATGACTCAAAATCCTCCTTCTTTATCTCAAGGCTAATTGTTGAAGTATCCTTTTTTATCACCTCAGCCTGTAACCCCATATTTCAAAAACCTTTTTCATTTTAAGCAATGGAAGATAGGGTGATTCAGGTCTTGGTTTTAGCCTTTGCTCATTACAATCAACAATTAAATCCAGTTCCTCAAGGATTACCTGACCAATAAGTGGTTCGCTTAAAGGTGGTCCAACAACACAACTTGAATCAGTGCTTCTTTCAGCAATGGTAATCATTACAGCGCCACAGACATCCCTTTCTTCTTTTCTCTCATCAGCGTATGAGACAACCACCCTTCCTATCTTTCTTAATCCCAGCCTTTCAACAATATCCTCTGGTAAAACAAGCCTTGTTGAGCCTGTATCTACCAATGCCTGAATCTCTAAGTTTCTAATAGCATCCTTATTTATCTTTCCTTCCTCAAAAAGATACCTGTCAACAAAGTTTTCCAGTTTAACCCTTTCTCTTACTTCTCCCATTTTTTACCTCCTATAAATTTTTTTGGGAAAGTTGCTCGGTTATGGCTTAGCTTGGTCTTCCCTATGCCCGCTAAGCCCCGAAATTTTAATGTTCCTTCATAGGCATCACCTCCATTTTAACCAATAGCAACAGGCTTTCTTTCAAAAAGCCTATCTATTTCCCTTCTCATCTCTTCATAAAGCCCTTCAAGCCTAACCATACGTTCTGAAAAATCAAGCTTTGTTTCAATCTTTCCCAATTGTTCTGTTATAGAGTGAAATTCTTTAAAGATAAGATCAAAGCGCCTGTCCATTTGCTCCTGCATTTCGGCAAATCGCCTATCCATCTGCTCAAAGCGCCTGTCCATTTGCTCCTGCATTTCGGCAAATCGCCTATCCATCTGCTCAAAGCGCTTATCCATTTGTTCCTGCATTTCGGCAAATCGCCTATCCATCTGCTCAAATCGCCTATCCATCTGCTTCTCCATCTGGTCAAGCCTAACCCCTAATTCCTTAACCTCTACTTGCAAAGCCTTTAATTCAGGAACAAGGAGTTCTTGGATAGCCTTTCTTAATCCCTCAACAATATCCATTTATTCCCTCCTTTCTACGGCAAATCTTACTTTGCCGGCCTTGTTTTGTTCTATATTTCCAATAATCTCCCACATAATATAAATTACAGGGTTTGTTTCTGTAGTCTTCCAATCATAGGGATGTTTATTTGAATATGTAATGGTTGCAGGAAGGGTCTCTGTTCCAGCACTGCCTCCTATATACTCCATCCCCTCAGGTATCTGGTCATAAATAATAACATTTGTTGCTGTGCCAGCCCCTGTGTTTTCATATTCAATCGTATAGGTAAATGTTGCAGCTTCACCTATCTGTTTGTCAAGTGGAGAAACTGATTTTGTTCCGATAATCAATGGATTATCCGCATAACATAAGGTAGTCATTGCCATTATTAAAATAATTTTTTTCATTTATACTTAATTATAACATATCCAAAACAACTTGTCAATGCTCCCAGTCACACTTTTTTAAAATAGTCGCCTCTATCCCCTGGATAAAATTTCGGCATCAATAATTTGTCTTTCTGTCTCATCCTTTGAAACAACGACAAAATCTTTGTAATCACTTTCCTCTCTCATCCCTTTAGATTCAGCCAATACTTTACCCATCTTTTTATCCAATATCCCTGTTTTTACAAAATGCTGATTAAACAAGGAAATAACCCCTGAATGCTTACTGCTATCCTTCTTGGTAGATAACAATGCTGGCTGCAGAAAGCATGGCATAATAAGAGCGAGAGATTGAGTCGTCTCTATATTGACCATTCTCATAAAGCAACCTTGCGGATACAATCTTTTCTTTTGCACTTTCCAATCTATATTTAGTCAATTATTTTTTCAGCAAATCTTTCTATTGCCTTTTCCATATTTTGTATGTCTCCTCTAATTTAAAATTCATTTTTATTTATCCTTATTATAACATATCCAAAACAATTTGTCAAGAGGCTCCAGTCACACTTTTTAAAGATTTTTTACAGAAACACAAATTATTTGTATGTGTTTAGCTTTAATGGAACAAATGAAATCCGAAATTCGAAATCCGAAATCTTAAAACAAATTCAAATGACTAAAATTGAAAATTCAAAACAATATAATTTAGAGGAACGAACGCTTATGTTTGCAAAACAGGTGAGAGGGTTTATGAAAAAATACCCAAAACTAATTTAACCCAAAGGGTGCGAAATATCGGAATTTAACCTTTTGGAAGATGGGATAAATCTTGGTGCATAATAAAGTTGGGCTAAAAGTGTAGTTTTTCCAACGCCTCTTATACCCGACAGCAGGTTTATTTTTTCTATTTCTTCCAATTTATCCCCGGCAAATTTTTCCAAAAGAGAAAGATAATAAGAAAAAATACACCTTGTAGGATTAAGATTTCCTTCTTCGTCGTAGATATAACCGGAGAATAGTTTATCTATCTCCAATAGTCCAAAGCCGATAGAAAGTTTCTATTTTGTCTCCATTTGCCATATATTTCAATTGTATTCTAATCCAATTAAAAATGGTTTCAATTTCAAAACCTCTCTTTAAACACTTCCTTTGTAATCTTATTTATTTTCTCCAGGTTTTCTAAAAGCCCCTGGTTATTGTTTATCAATCCTTTCCATTTTGTAATGACCTCTATCATTT from bacterium encodes:
- a CDS encoding nucleotidyltransferase substrate binding protein; amino-acid sequence: MMSQNSIVNEIVSKANPSKIVLFGSCIREDERRDSDIDIALFGASSDDALLLKEGLKEKVWLDMLKERNLTSHIYEENEVGGRIYQNILEHYVGEFKNLRRCFKKRLDKIQDEF
- a CDS encoding PIN domain-containing protein, translated to MKNIGKLAVDANPILSAIIGGKALKIFLQRKIEFYTTDFTMTEVQRYIPYFSKRKNIPEVLLQLTLMTLPVNVFDKDVYRDTLSKANEIMGKRDPNDVHLLALALKFGIPLWSNDKDFERAEIEIFTTEGLLKLMG
- a CDS encoding GxxExxY protein, which codes for MVELLHKDVSDKILKAFYNVYNTLGYGFLEKVYESALMIELVSAGLLCERQKPIKVFYKGSVVGEYFADIIVNNCVILELKAAETLMEEHGFQLLNYLKATEIEVGLLLNFGKKAQFKRKIFSNEEKIAHG
- a CDS encoding retropepsin-like aspartic protease, which codes for MGKIVVKMRIRNLFDEVRAKSGIIKEDGIRELTIDNALVDTGATMLSLPTNLIEKLGLEEAGTREVRTANGTVTRRVFREVLVEIQGRDGAFDVLELPIDVAPLIGQIVLEQLDLYPDLQNQRLTGRPDAPDHMVVECYLYLKENFDKNAKSVI
- a CDS encoding HEPN domain-containing protein, which translates into the protein MNNELTKYRLESAKEKLASAKLLYENGQYRDSISRSYYAMLSAAKALLSTKKLDSSKHSGVISLFNQHFVKTGALNKEAGKKLASAKEIREDSDYEDFVVVSKEEAERQIIDAENFIQGIEMAILKKCDWEH
- a CDS encoding nucleotidyltransferase domain-containing protein, which translates into the protein MERLIKKFVKEIKHSLKDNVVFIGLFGSRARGDFNKESDIDILIVVKEKSLLVRDRIFDIMFEIDPWYELMFSPRIMSLKEYEINKGMGSPFIDWVEREGIRL
- a CDS encoding aspartyl protease family protein yields the protein MGEVRERVKLENFVDRYLFEEGKINKDAIRNLEIQALVDTGSTRLVLPEDIVERLGLRKIGRVVVSYADERKEERDVCGAVMITIAERSTDSSCVVGPPLSEPLIGQVILEELDLIVDCNEQRLKPRPESPYLPLLKMKKVFEIWGYRLR
- a CDS encoding HEPN domain-containing protein, whose amino-acid sequence is MVNIETTQSLALIMPCFLQPALLSTKKDSSKHSGVISLFNQHFVKTGILDKKMGKVLAESKGMREESDYKDFVVVSKDETERQIIDAEILSRG